The genomic segment AACTAGAGGAATACGGCTCAGATCTGGACTCTGTTGCAAAGCTTCATAAACTTCAAAGCCACTCATTTTAGGTAATAAGAAATCTAGCATGATCATCCAAGGCTTTTCTTGCTGGATCATCTCCAGTCCTTTAATACCGTCGGCTGCCTCTAGAACCTCAAAGTTTGCTGGCGGGAGCATGTCACGCACCATATTACGGATTACGCGACTGTCGTCAATTACTAGTATTTTGCGAGCTGCCACTGCTGATAACCCCTCAGTTATTTTGGTGAATAGAGATTTAGCTTGATTAGCTAGTTTTTTGGGAGATTACATGACTACCATTGACAGGATAGCTCAAGTTCTAAACGACAATGATAGCAAGCATTTTTTAGTTTAATTAGCCGATTTATTTGAGCTTTTATAAATTTGAGGCTTTAGTAAGTAAATAAAAGCTTACTAGTTTTTGTCAGATTTAGCTCTTAAATCCGCAATAATTTAGCATATAGCTACCCCTAAATTAGATAAGACTCGCTCTAATTTGATAGTAATTTTTATCAAAACTGATTTTCCGACTTTTCAAAACATTTTTGCGAATTAAAAACTAAACCCAGTAAGGGTTTTAAAAGCACAAAATGGCTTAGCCATTTTGTGCTTTGGTCGCGCAAAACTTACATAGCTACATAGTTTGGTATTGGCAACAATAGCTGATGTTGATCACTTGACTTGGTCTGTATAATCTCAAGTACCAAGATCGGGCATATCTTTACTATGCTCAGATTTTTTAGGATATTCAAGCGATCGCCCATGCTAAAACTGCCAACAAAACTAAACCCAACATCAATCGAATCAAACACAGCCAAAACTTTTGACGAAAATACCACTAAGGGTCAAAAGTCGGTCATCGTTAAATTAGAAAATGTTCGCAAGACCTATACTAACGGCGCTATTGGATTACGCGACGTGAACATAGAGCTTTATAAAGGTGACTTTAAATTTATTACAGGTCATTCGGGATCGGGGAAATCCACATTATTGAAGTTACTTTATGGTGCAGAACAAGCTACAGATGGGGATGTAATTGTGAATGGGGTTAACCTTAACGGTTTAAAGGGGAATAATCTGGCGATGTTGCGCCGCAAAATTGGCATTGTATTTCAAGATTACAAACTTGTTCCACGGCGCACTGTTTCTGAAAATATTGCCTTTGTTTTAATGGCTCAAGGCTATACTTACAAGGAAATTCAGCGACGTGTCCAGCCTGCTTTGAAGATGGTTGGTTTAATGCATAAGGCGGATTGTTTTCCTGAAGAGCTTTCGGGAGGGGAACAGCAAAGGACAAGTATTGCGAGAGCGATCGTTAATACTCCGCCGCTTGTACTTGCGGACGAGCCAACAGGTAATCTTGATCCTGATAATGCTTGGCAAGTAATTAAAATTTTGAAAAAGTTGAATTCGTTTGGGGTGACGGTGCTTTTGACTACTCATGATGAGCAGTTAGTCAGAGCGGCTAATCATCCTGTTTTGCATTTGCAAAATGGTTACATCGTCTAGTAGTCTGTCAATCACAATTTGAGTTTTAGTTCGGTGTGTGGGCAACGCCCACACACCGAACTCTTTAAAGTTATGGTACAAAACGTCGTTCGCTTCTTCACTAAAATCGAATATCTGCTACGTGAGACTTTTTTAGGACTGCGGCGTGGCGGCTGGATGAATTGGGCTGCTATTAGTACTGTGGCAGTGTTGTTGTTTTTGTTTGGGGCAAGCCTACAAATTTCTTGGCAACTGGAAAATGTTCTGGGGCAGCTAGGAAGTCAATTAGAAATTTCGGTTTACTTAGACGAAAATGTCGTTGGTGAGTCGATGCAACCACGTTTACTATTGGTTGAAGGTGTTACCGCTGCAAAGCTGATTCCTAAGGAAGATGCTTGGCAAAATTTGATGAAGGATCTGGGTAAAAATGATCTTAATCAAGCAACGCAACAGCTTGGGGGGAATCCTTTGGTTGATGAGTTTAAGGTGAGGGCTGTGTCTAGCGATCGCGTGCCTGATGTTGCCAAACGTATTTCTGGCTTAAAGGGGATTAATGAGGTTTGGTATACCAATGAGGTTGTGGAGCGGATTGGACAATTACGCCGTGCTTTAAGTAATAGCAGTGTGGCGCTCGTGGCGATTTTTACGGTAATTGCGATCGCGGTTATTACTACAACAATTCGTCTGATCGTGTTGGCAAGGCGACGTGAAATCGAGGTAATGCAATTAGTGGGTGCAACGGCGGTGTGGATTTATTTTCCGTTTGTCTTGCAGGGGGTATTTTTTGGAATTACAGGTGCTGGGACTGCTTATTTAATGCTGATGCTCAGCACTAATCTTTTAGGTGACGCGATTGTCAATCAGCCAGAATTAATCAAGTCGCTAACTTTAGGGCTGACTACTGATTTACGAGTACAGCTTCTGTTGCCTGCGGTCTTAGTATGTTTTGGATCAGTTATTGGTGTGTTGGGTAGCTTATTAGCAGTAAGGAGATTTTCCTTTAATACATAAAATCTAAAGCTTCAGCAATTCTCATTTTATAGAACCGATTTTGGTGTTTCCAGCACCCTCGGCGCTGGAAACACCAAAATCGGTTGTTTGAAAGCCCGCCAACGGTGCGCTTTCAAACAACCGATTTTTATAATGAGAATTGCTAGCAACGCTTAGCGTTGCAGCTACTTTGCGATAAGCTATGTTATGATTTCATTTTGTATGGGTATGTAGCTCAGTTGGATAGAGCATCAGATTCCGGTTCTGAGGGTCGGGGGTTCGAACCCCTCCATACTCGTAATTACAGCGTTGCTGATATAACAAAGTAAAGCTTGCCTAAGTAAGGCAAGCTTTACTAGTAAACATACTTAATTTTTAATCTATGGAACGTGGATTATTGTGGTTGCCGCTGCTGGCAGTTTTTTTCTGGCTGGCTTGGTCTGGTTGGAATGAGTACCAAAAAATTGAATCCTATAAACGTTGGGCGGAGCAGTTTGAACGCCATAAATATGATATTTATGCTGTGTTAGGTCAAAAAGACGATCGCCTAACATGGGGAAAGCCCACTCGCAAAGATCCACTTGATATTCAAACAGTTACTTTTCAAGATATTGCCCGTATCAGATTTCGGATTGACAGCAAGTTTTTTGATGAAAAAGACGCTGAATTTCCCTTAAATGCCAAGAAAATTTATTTGGAATTAGTCCTGAAAACTGGCGAGATGCCCAGTATTAGATTTACTGATATTGATATTGCGGCAGCTTGGTATCGATTTTTAAGCGATCGCCTAGCGGCTTCATCGCAACCTTAAGTTTTGTTAAGTTGCTCTCAAGATTAATTTAACGATTTATGGTCGATCCAAGTACATTTATTTAGCCCAAATCGATTCTTAACCTCGGTATAAACGTAGCTTTAACTTCATCTCTTAGGCTTGAATCAAGTTGTGAGGGTTTACTTTGGAAGTTATTTTAGAAGTTACTTTAGAGTTTATTAGGGCAATTACAGCAACATTGCTGTTGCTTCTGCTAGGCGACTTCTTTTCAACATTTTTGTATCATGTTCCTGAACATGTGTTTGGTAAGTTTCACTCCATCGTGCATCATGGCAAAAACCGCAGCTTTCTTCACTATGCAGTTTTGACCAGAAATCCTCTCGTAATGCTAGATGGCATTTTAGGAGCGGTTCCTTACTTTATATTCACACCTTGGCTGTGGCAATTATCAGCTGTTGGTACGATTATTGGGTTGTTATTAGGTGAGTTTCATGTTGTGTGGCGACATGTTTCAATCCTTGAATGGAAAACTCCAGAACCTTTTAAATCTTGGTGTGATTTATTGTTTATCACTACGCCCGAAAGACATTGGTTACATCATCAAAATGCTTTTGCTGCTTATGGTGACATTTTTTCTTTTTATGATTATCCTGCTCAAAGATGGCTAACTTTCTTACGGTTTGTCCGCCGTAAATTTAAGCAGTTAAATCAATCAAGCAGTAGTAAAACTATTAGTGTTTAATTACCTAAAAACAAAGTAGAGTGGGCGCAAAGTGCCCACTCTACTTTGTTTTTAGGGCAATTTCAATTGTTGGGCTGGAGTGAAAAACTGACGACTAACGAGATTAGTTAATATCAGAGCTGTGATTAGATTTGCGGTGGTAATCGCAAACAAAATCACTAATTGATAACGCACCGCCAGTAATGGCGATACACCGCCTAATATTTGTCCAGTCATCATCCCTGGTAAGGACACCACACCTGTCACCATCATCACGTTAATCGTGGGGATCATCGAGGCTCTGATCGCATCAGATTGGTAATTTGCGATCGCCTGTTTTGGTGTTGCACCCAGACATAAATGTGTTTCGATTTCTCGCGATCGCTTGACTAAATCCTGTGTAAATCTCTCAGATGCGATCGCAGCACCATTCATTGAATTCCCTAAGATCATTCCTGCTAGGGGAATTAAATATTGTGGTGAATACCAAGTATCAGGCTGTACAACTAAAAATGTGGTGTAAGCGAGAATTGCCAACGTGCCAACGATGACCGATATCCACATAATTGGCAAAATGTAAGGTACTTTTTCCCGCACGCGATTTTTAGCTTCACGGGCTGCCATTAAGCTCATCAAGAAAATGATGAATAAAATCACGACTGGTTGCTTAATTTCAAATACCGCATCCAGTAAAAATCCCACTACGATTAATTGAATAATGCTGCGAAAGGTGGCGACTAATAAATTCTTAGCGATCGCTAATTTTTGCCAAACCGATAAACTAATAGCGATTGCCACCATACCGAGGGCGATCGCCATTTTGGGGATATCTAGATCAATAACAGCATTCATAAATTAATCATAATAAAAGCGCTTGGCGTTTTTATTATCCATAGAAATCAGTAGCCATACTAAGCATGGCTACTGATTTTCTAAGATTGCAATGCGGCTAGAGTTGCTGAAGTCAGAACTCCATCGACGGGTAATCCATACAATGCTTGAGCTTTTTTAATAGCGGCGGTAGTCTTTGAGCCTTGAATGCCATCGATCTCCCCATCGTACAAGCCTAGATTACTTAAAAGGGTTTGCCCTTTTTTAATGGAGTTATCGGCAACATTGCTTGTGCTGTCTTGACTAGCAGCCTCTTTATAACTAACTGGTACAACATTACTACCTGCTTCCAGAGCAGACATGGTTAGAGATCCTGCCACCCCATCTGTAACTAAGCCATAGGTTTTTTGAGCCAGAATAATTGCCTCTTGGGTCATTGGTCCACTGATCCCATCGATCGCACCGCCATAAAAACCGCGATCACTTAGCAATTGTTGCAAATTTTTGATTGAGTCTGATTTAGTACTAGCGATGTTGCTCTTCGGGACATAATTACTGCCAGCCTCTAATGCGGCAATAGTTAGAGATCCTGCAACTCCATCAGCAACTAAGCCGTAGGTTTTTTGAGCCAGAATAATTGCCTCTTGGGTCATTGGTCCACTGATCCCATCGATCGCACCGCCATAAAAACCGCGATCGCTTAGCAATTGCTGCAAATTTTTGATTGAGTCTGATTTGTTGTCGCTATTAGCGACGCTAACAGGTGTGGCTTTGACGGGTGTAGCTTCGAGGGAAACATTAGCTTCGTAGGTGTCTGCTTCCAAAGCGGCAATGGTTTGTGCTCCGATCGCACCATCAGCATTTAATTTGTAAAACGTTTGCGCGGCAATAATTGCTTCTGTAGTAGCCGCACCCTTAACCCCATCGATCGCACCTGGGTTAAAGCCGCGCTTGGCTAATAGTTGTTGAATGTTTGCCACTTCAGGTGTGTAGGCAAAAGCAGCAAGGGGCATAGCATTAATCGCGATCACCCCCGCCGCTAGTCCAATACATAAGACTGACTTGGCATGACGTGAGGATTGGGCGATCGCATCAAGCAATTGACAATCTAAAGTCTGATTAATAGATTCGCCTTGCTCTATGAGTTCGCAAAGCACTTCACTGTGGAGATAAGCAACAAGTTCCATACATTCAGCCTCAATAAAAAATGCTATTAAGCTCAGCAATTGGCTCTTTTACATTCGTAAAAAATCTGATTTCGAGGGTTTTCTGTAATCTATGCCTTGTGGTGTGAGGTATAAATTACAGTTTTCAAAGAGCCTTATGTACTTATATTGTATGGAAAAAACAAGTAAATGTTGGGAATTGTTTGTTTTTGTAATTTTTGAATAGCCCCAAAATAAGAGCAGTCGCTTTGCACCTGTTCTTATTTAAAAACTTTTGCCGATCGCTTCAGCAAGCCCATCTAAGGTGTATTCCAAAGCCTCGCAGTCAACGCGCCCAAATAACTCGTAGCAAGTCTTAGAAGTTTGCGGCCCAATTGAAGCGATTTTCACCTCAGCAATCCACGATCGCCAAGTTTCTTGAGACTCGACGCGATCAAGTAATTTGCAAAAATGCTTTACGGTTTTGGAGCTAGCAAAGGCGATCGCATCAAGTCTCTGATTTTGAATAGCTTCTAGCGCGACAGGATCGATCTCCTTAGGACATCCCGACTCATAAGCCGCGATTGCGTCAACTATTGCCCCATGCTGCTGTAACTGCTCCACCAAAATCTCACGTCCGCCCGACTCTACACGCGGGAATAACATTTTTTTGCCAGTTAAAACATGATTGGGAATGGCAAGAAAAGCATCAACCAAAGCATCGGCAACAAAATCCGTTGGCACTAAATCTGGAGAAATCCCATAACTTGCCAAAACTTCTGCTGTCTTGCGCCCGACTACGGCAACTTTAAGTGAATGCAAAGCACGGCTATCTTTGCCAGCCTCTCGCAAGCGCCCAAAAAAGCTCTCAACGGCATTTGCTGAGGTCAAAATTAGCCAATCGTATTTAGTAAGATTGGCGATCGCCTGATCGAGCATTTCCCAACTAGTCGGTGGCAAAATTGCCAAAGTTGGCATCTCGATTACCTTTGCACCTTGACTGGTCAATAAATCTGTAAATTGGCTAGCCTGACCTGCCGCCCTTGTCACTAAAATCGTTTTGCCTTGCAACGCTAATTTTCCCTTTTCGAGATCTACGCTTTGCTCAAAATTTTCCAATGATTGATTGCCTTGACGCGACAATTGCTCATGAAACTTTACGACTTCCCCAATAATAATCACCGATGGCGATAGCGAACCTTCGGGTAATTTCGATTGAATATCTGTCAGAGTTCCTGTCCATACTTGTTGATCGGCTCTTCCACACCAACGCACGATCGCGATTTTTGTATCCCCAGATTTTCCCGTTTGTAATTTCTCTAACAAGCTTGCCAGATTATTTGTCCCCATCAAAATTACCAATGTTGGAATTTGGGTGATCGCTTCCCAAGGCAACCGATCCAAATCATGCCCCGTCATCACCGCAAAACAAGAACTCGCTTCCACTTCCGTAAGCGGAATTCCTGCCAACATGGGAGCCGCGATCGCACTAGAAATTCCTGCAACAACTTCCCATTCACAATTTGCTACTTGCAGGGCAAGTATCTCAGGTAGCGATCGTCCAAATATCCAAGGATCACCGCTCTTGAGCCGCACCACGCGCTTACCTTGCAAGCAATAATCCACCAACATTTGATTGATTTCGGCTTGTTTGATGCTTTCCTGACCACCACGTTTACCAGCAATGATGCGATCGCATTTCTCTGGAGCCAGATCTAATAAAGTGCGATCGACCAACGCATCACTAATAATCACTTCAGCAGTACATATCAAATCCCTAGCGCGAACTGTCAAAAACTCTACGCCACCAATTCCCGCCCCAACTATAAAGACTTTACCATTCATAAAAGATTTTTAGGATCTATGCCCATTTCGCGAAGCTTAGCTGCATATTTAGACATAGCATTCAGAGCTTGTTCTTTTTGCTCAACCTGTTCCAGATAAGTTAAAAACTTATTCCCATCTGGGTGAAAAATATTTAAACTTTCATCAGTTAGCTCAAAGCGAATCCCTAAACGTGAGCTGATCCAATTTTGGACTTTATCAATAGGCTCTAGTCGATTCTGTTCTTGATTTCTGATCCATATTGCTAAGTCATTGGAAAGATGATCGTAGACATAATATTCCTCTACACCATAGGTTTGATAGAAATCAAACTTGCGAGACATTTCTAAAATACGATTGCCTCTAGACAAAATTTCAAATACTACTTGAGGTGCTATCCCTGACTCTATGTGTTGAATGTAAGAACCTCGCGCTCCCTTTGGTCTGCCAAATACCACCATTACATCAGGCGCTCGACGAATATCAGACTTACCTTCAACGGGATACCACAGTAAATCTCCTGCTACAAATACATTCTCATCATCTTTAAAGAGAGATTCCAATCCACCTGTAATCGTCACTATCCATTGATAATGCTCGGTACTTTCTGCCATTGGTTGTCCGTCACTGCTAGGATAGATAGTCTCTAACTTGCTGATTGTATTAGTCATAGGTTTTTGATCTGTGCGATCGCCAAGCAACTGAGATTAATTATACCAACTCAATTAATAGCATTACTATTTGCAGGATTTCACAAGCTTACTATTTTGAGATGATCCAATTGCGGCGGAAAAATCTTGCTAGATCTGACTCATCGATCGCAAGACAAATAGGGCGACCATGCGGACAGGTATGAGGATTGCGGGTTTGTTGCCATTGCCAGAGCAGATCGCGAATTGTGGACATTTCTAACTTTGTACCATTGCGAATTGCACTACGACAGGCAGCCGTTGCCCTTGCCATAGTTGGATCATCCAGATGACTCATTTCTTGCAAAATCACTGCACAATCTTCATGCCCAATTAAAATTTCAGGCAGCGATCGCACAGCCCATAGGTTATTCCCAAAAGCTTCAATTTCTATGCCTAGTGCTTGTAAACGGTCAATTGCATCGTCAGAAAGTTGCTTCAATAAAATCGGTTGCTCAATAGTCACAATTTGCCATTGAGTTTCGATTTGCTCAAAGAGAACTCGCTCATGGGCAACATGTTGCTCCACTAGCCATAAACCACCTGAGTGCTCCGCTAAAATGTAAGTATCAAGAACCTGTGCGATCGCCTTCAAAGATAAATTTGGTTGATTGAAGTTCTCCCGCTTGGCAGGAATCAAATAAGAGGTTTTGCGTTCAGCAGTTTTTAATAGTTCATTAGCCGCACTTCCATAATTAATTTGAGAACTTGATTCAGAAACTTTGAGAGATTCCGTAATGCAATCTTTTAACTGAGTTTGGATATCTCCTAAATTTTGAATATAGGCTTCAGCCTTGGCGGGATGACGATTCCAGTCGATGCGATCGCAGGGTAGATTTAAACTAACAATACATACAGGAAAACGATTGCGAGGTATGGTTCGCTCTAAACTAGAGAGAATAGTTTGCTCTAATTCAGGAAAAGTAATTCCCCGACCATTGAGAATAATCTTTACCCAGTCAGGACGACGACGCGATAGGCGATCGGGCAGTCCAAGGGTGATTGAGATGAGGGTGAATTCTCTAAACACCAAATCATAGGGCTGAATTGAACTAATAATTTGTGGCAAAATCTCACTAGCATCCTCTCCTGCCCAAATCGTCATCCATTCTCGATTGTCGAGATTTACCTGCCAGTTAATTTGAGGATTTGCGATCGCCATTTGTTGAATCTGTAATTGCACCTTGCGAGCTTGCTGCGAATTACTAGGCAAAGATTGTAAACGATTAGGATAACGCGAAAATAGATTGCGAACGGTGACGACTGTCCCCGATGCGATCGCGACTACTTTTGGGCTGGTTTGTAAATTGCCATGCTCATCATAATTAGCTTGATAGCCCACTGGCTCTAGGACTGGGCGACTGCAAATATGCAAATCTGCAAGTTGGGCAAGACTATAGAGAGCTTCACCGCGAAAGCCTAAACTATTTATCTGTTGAAGATCTTCAGCATTATTGATTTTACTAGTTGTATGCGGAGTTGCAGCTTGGGATAAATCAGCGATCGCCATGCCACAGCCATTGTCACTCACCTGTACTGAGAGAGAATCTGTCCATATCGAAATTACGATTCTTGTCGCTTGGGCATCGATCGCATTCTCAGCAAGTTCTCTTACTACCGCCGCCAATGAATCAATCACTTCCCCAGCAGCGATTAGATGCACAACTTCAATAGGTAGCGTGTGAATGTTTTGCATTGCCTACCCTAAGCGCTGCTTTAGCCAAAATTGTAAGGTGGGCAGCGCAATTCGATATCCATATTTTGCACTATAAACTAGTCCCTTTTGTTCCAAACTATCTAGCGCACCTTGTAAGCTTCCCCCTTTAGAAAGTTGGTGCTTTTGGATATATTCACGACTATGCGGACTCACTGTCGGATCGATCGCTAGGCTCTCTAATACTCTCACCTGAGTTGGCGGCAATAGCATAATCAAAGACTCAAAGGTAGGAGCAAGATCTTCAACTAGCGCCAACATGTTTTGATGAACATGATGCGGTTGAACTAGAAATTCAGTTTGGGAATGGGATTGAGAATTGGTTAGGGTAAGATATTCAAGCCAGATGCGTCTAGTTAAGGCGATCGCATCGCTAAGATTTCCTTGAATGTATTCTGTAAATAGCTGTAACGCGGTAGTTTGCGGATCAAACTTTATACCCTTTTCTTGCATGGTTGGTTCGAGCCATTCGCAAAGCTCTACATTGCTTAAAGGTGGAAGTTCGACTACATGCAGACTCAGCTTATGCATCCAAGGTTCAGGAACTGTGGCGATTAAGACATAACTCACCCGACTTTGAAGTTGAATTTCGCGCCGCAAATATTCTTCCCATTCACCTTTGCGATCCCACGAGCGAATATGGGGGAAATTATGCAACACGATCGCTACCCGACAATCGAGCCATTCTGCCATCTGCTGCGGCAACCTTAGCAAATGCTCAAATAAATTCCAGATTCCTGCCGAGGAGAGTTTCCAAAACATCTTAGGTTTAGATTGTTCCGTTAGCTCAAAGCTAATGGGTTGCTCCTTAAGTAAACCTTGTAATTTGAGCAATTCTTCAGGACTATCAAAGGTACTGAGCAAACTTTCGGCTAATAGCTTTAAAAAGCGATCTCCATCCGTGGCTCGCAAACAATCTAAAGTAATCACTCTGGCTCCAGCTTTTTGGGCAGCCCATTTGACTAAAGTTCTACGCCCACTTCCCGCTACCCCTGCGATCAGCAAATCACCATCATCTAACAAAATTTGACTAATCTGCTCTAATTCTGTTTGTCTGCCCACCAATCGCTGGGGCAAAAATGGATTGTTAATCATCTCGCAATTGTATCGCAATTCGCTATCACTACAATTCTCTCGATATGACTTGTCCCAATCCCTGAAAGTGTGACTACATTCTTTGGGATTAAAACCCCAACCCAGACAAGGTTTTGAATTCTCAAAATAGCACCGCCATTTTGAGAATTGGTATTAATTATGTGGTTTACATTGCCGACAGTGATTCAAACCACATAATTGGGCTTGCTGGCTTCAAGATTCTTTAAGGCAGCAATTACTATTTTTTAGTACCATAGTCATAACCGTTTACCTAAAAATATCGATGGCACTTGAGACAAAAGATCTTACTCCTGCCCCTCCCATTCCTCGCTGGCATACCTTCAGTGCTGATGAATCTCTAGAATTACTTAAAAGCGATCCTCATCAAGGTATCACTAGCCAAGAAGTTGCATCTAGATTGGAGCGCTATGGAACTAATGAATTAATTGAAAAAGCTGGGCGATCGTCGCTGCAAATCTTTATTGATCAGTTCACAAATATCATGCTGATCATGCTGATGGCAGTTGCTGTCGTCTCGGCTGTCCTCGATATTAGGGATAACGAATTTCCGAAAGATGCGATCGCCATTAGCTCAATTGTTTTGCTTAATGGCATCCTTGGCTACATGCAAGAGACCAATGCCGAAAAGGCTCTCGCGGCACTCAAGCGGATGTCTTCCCCAAAAGTGCGGGTAATACGCAATGGTGAAGTAATCGAGATCAGTGGCAAAGAACTTGTGCCTGGCGACATCATGCTCTTAGAAGCAGGGGTACAAATCGCTGCTGACGGCAGATTACTTGATGAACAAAATTTACAAGTGCGAGAATCGGCTCTGACAGGCGAAGCCGAAGCTGTAAACAAAGAAGCGAAATTAATTCTTGAAGAAGATGCGAGTTTAGGCGATCGCTTAAATTGTGTTTATCAAGGTACTGAGGTCGTGCAGGGACGCGCCAAGGTACTCGTTACTAAGACGGGGATGCAGACTGAGTTAGGAAAAATCGCTGCCCTAATTCAAGATGTGGAGACTGAAGATACCCCTCTACAACAACGGATGACGCAGCTAGGTAATGTGCTGGTAAGTGGTTCCCTAGCATTAGTGGGCTTAGTTGTACTAGTGGGAATGCTCAATAAAGGTAACTTTGGTGAACTTCTCAAGACTTCCCTCAGTATGGCGGTTGCTGTTGTGCCTGAAGGACTTCCTGCGGTAGTTACAGTTACTCTCGCGTTGGGAACTCAACGCATGGTCAGAAGAAATGCCCTAATTCGTCGGCTGCCCGCTGTTGAGACACTTGGTTCTGTCACTACGATTTGCTCTGACAAAACAGGTACGCTCACTCAGAACAAAATGGTGGTGCAGGGGATTCGCACAGGACTACATTCTTTGCAAGTCACAGGCGATGGTTATGCACCGTTTGGTGAATTTAATATATTAGGAAATTCACCTGAAGATTCTAATTTTGCGGTGAACAACATCCCTGAAGTTCAGCAATTGCTGATGGCTTGTGTATTTTGCAACGATGCGATTTTGCAGCAAAAAAATGGTGAATGGATCATCATCGGCGACCCCACTGAAGGCGCTTTGTTAGTTCTGGCAAGCAAAGGTGGCTGTGATGCGGCGGAATGGCAACATCGGATGCCGCGTGTATCTGAGGTTCCTTTCTCGTCTGAACGCAAACGCATGAGCGTAATGGTGCAAGGCGAATATGGTGGTAATGTACTTTTTTGCAAAGGTTCACCTGAGCTAACTTTAGAATGCTGTACTCATATTCAAATTGGCGATCAGATCCATGAGATAGCTGATTTCCAACGTCAACATGTTCTTGCGCAAAACAACGAACTCGCCAGTCGTGGGTTGCGCGTATTAGGTTTTGCCTATCGCACATTTTCGTATTTACCCGAAGATGGTATTACTGCAAAAGATGAGAGCAATCTAATTTGGGTTGGCTTAGTGGGAATGCTTGATGCACCTCGCCCTGAAGTCCGCGAAGCGGTGAAGCGCTGTCGTGAAGCAGGTATCCGTCCCGTAATGATTACTGGTGATCATCAACTCACAGCCAAGGCGATCGCAGAAGACTTAGGAATTGCTGAATCAGGCGATCGGGTGCTCACAGGCAAAGAGCTAGAACTCATGAGTCCTGAAGCTCTAGATCAAGAAGTAAGTCAGGTTAGTGTTTATGCGCGCGTCTCCCCCGAACACAAATTGCGAATCGTTCAAGCTTTACAAAGACAGCATCAATTTGTAGCCATGACTGGTGATGGTGTGAATGATGCCCCCGCACTCAAGCAAGCCGATATTGGGATCGCTATGGGGATCACTGGTACTGATGTATCCAAAGAAGCTAGCGACATGATCTTGCTGGATGATAACTTCGCCACGATTGTCGCTGCTACTGAAGAAGGTCGCGTAGTTTATACCAATATTCGCCGCTTTATCAAATACATTCTTGGTAGCAACATTGGTGAAGTCATCACGATTGCGGCGGCTCCGATGCTGGGCTTAACTGTGCCTTTGATTCCTCTACAAATTTTATGGATGAATCTTGTCACCGATGGCTTGCCAGCTCTTGCACTTGCCGTAGAGCCTGCTGAACCCAATGTTATGCAAAGACCCCCTGTTGATCCTCGTGAAAATATTTTTGCCAGAGGAATGGGAGCCTACA from the Pseudanabaena sp. BC1403 genome contains:
- the cobA gene encoding uroporphyrinogen-III C-methyltransferase, which encodes MNGKVFIVGAGIGGVEFLTVRARDLICTAEVIISDALVDRTLLDLAPEKCDRIIAGKRGGQESIKQAEINQMLVDYCLQGKRVVRLKSGDPWIFGRSLPEILALQVANCEWEVVAGISSAIAAPMLAGIPLTEVEASSCFAVMTGHDLDRLPWEAITQIPTLVILMGTNNLASLLEKLQTGKSGDTKIAIVRWCGRADQQVWTGTLTDIQSKLPEGSLSPSVIIIGEVVKFHEQLSRQGNQSLENFEQSVDLEKGKLALQGKTILVTRAAGQASQFTDLLTSQGAKVIEMPTLAILPPTSWEMLDQAIANLTKYDWLILTSANAVESFFGRLREAGKDSRALHSLKVAVVGRKTAEVLASYGISPDLVPTDFVADALVDAFLAIPNHVLTGKKMLFPRVESGGREILVEQLQQHGAIVDAIAAYESGCPKEIDPVALEAIQNQRLDAIAFASSKTVKHFCKLLDRVESQETWRSWIAEVKIASIGPQTSKTCYELFGRVDCEALEYTLDGLAEAIGKSF
- the ftsE gene encoding cell division ATP-binding protein FtsE is translated as MLKLPTKLNPTSIESNTAKTFDENTTKGQKSVIVKLENVRKTYTNGAIGLRDVNIELYKGDFKFITGHSGSGKSTLLKLLYGAEQATDGDVIVNGVNLNGLKGNNLAMLRRKIGIVFQDYKLVPRRTVSENIAFVLMAQGYTYKEIQRRVQPALKMVGLMHKADCFPEELSGGEQQRTSIARAIVNTPPLVLADEPTGNLDPDNAWQVIKILKKLNSFGVTVLLTTHDEQLVRAANHPVLHLQNGYIV
- the fetB gene encoding ABC transporter permease, giving the protein MNAVIDLDIPKMAIALGMVAIAISLSVWQKLAIAKNLLVATFRSIIQLIVVGFLLDAVFEIKQPVVILFIIFLMSLMAAREAKNRVREKVPYILPIMWISVIVGTLAILAYTTFLVVQPDTWYSPQYLIPLAGMILGNSMNGAAIASERFTQDLVKRSREIETHLCLGATPKQAIANYQSDAIRASMIPTINVMMVTGVVSLPGMMTGQILGGVSPLLAVRYQLVILFAITTANLITALILTNLVSRQFFTPAQQLKLP
- a CDS encoding sterol desaturase family protein — protein: MEVILEVTLEFIRAITATLLLLLLGDFFSTFLYHVPEHVFGKFHSIVHHGKNRSFLHYAVLTRNPLVMLDGILGAVPYFIFTPWLWQLSAVGTIIGLLLGEFHVVWRHVSILEWKTPEPFKSWCDLLFITTPERHWLHHQNAFAAYGDIFSFYDYPAQRWLTFLRFVRRKFKQLNQSSSSKTISV
- a CDS encoding ABC transporter permease — encoded protein: MVQNVVRFFTKIEYLLRETFLGLRRGGWMNWAAISTVAVLLFLFGASLQISWQLENVLGQLGSQLEISVYLDENVVGESMQPRLLLVEGVTAAKLIPKEDAWQNLMKDLGKNDLNQATQQLGGNPLVDEFKVRAVSSDRVPDVAKRISGLKGINEVWYTNEVVERIGQLRRALSNSSVALVAIFTVIAIAVITTTIRLIVLARRREIEVMQLVGATAVWIYFPFVLQGVFFGITGAGTAYLMLMLSTNLLGDAIVNQPELIKSLTLGLTTDLRVQLLLPAVLVCFGSVIGVLGSLLAVRRFSFNT
- a CDS encoding peptidoglycan-binding protein codes for the protein MELVAYLHSEVLCELIEQGESINQTLDCQLLDAIAQSSRHAKSVLCIGLAAGVIAINAMPLAAFAYTPEVANIQQLLAKRGFNPGAIDGVKGAATTEAIIAAQTFYKLNADGAIGAQTIAALEADTYEANVSLEATPVKATPVSVANSDNKSDSIKNLQQLLSDRGFYGGAIDGISGPMTQEAIILAQKTYGLVADGVAGSLTIAALEAGSNYVPKSNIASTKSDSIKNLQQLLSDRGFYGGAIDGISGPMTQEAIILAQKTYGLVTDGVAGSLTMSALEAGSNVVPVSYKEAASQDSTSNVADNSIKKGQTLLSNLGLYDGEIDGIQGSKTTAAIKKAQALYGLPVDGVLTSATLAALQS